In Candidatus Defluviilinea proxima, a single genomic region encodes these proteins:
- a CDS encoding FAD-dependent oxidoreductase gives MTSPFDILFQPLQIGPVTAPNRFYQVPHCNGFGHRMPQGLSAMRGMKAEGGWGVVCTEETEIHHTSDLAPYFEGRIWNDDDITSLRLMTDAVHTHGALAGIELAYNGINASNLYTRVPSLAPRSMGTIGGSGYEPVQTRRMDKEDIRNVRKWHREAAIRAKRAGFDIVYCYAAHEMTAANQFISRRYNDRTDEYGGALENRVRFLRELIEDTKDAVGDTCAIAVRFVVDELLGEEGITHQGEGYDVIAMLAELPDLWDVNISGWSNDSASSRFGKEGHQEKYISFVKQLTTKPVVGVGRYTSPESMVSAIKRGVMDFIGAARPSIADPFLPTKIKEGRIEDIRECIGCNICVTGDTRYVPIRCTQNPTMGEEWRRGWHPEIISPKKSNKEVMVIGAGPAGLECARALGQRGYEVSLLDARKEMGGRVLRESALPGLNEWRRVIDWRLTQIGKMKNVSVYPSSPMTAEDILESGSENIILATGATWRRDGVGRTLWKPIDGCELDNVITPDDLMDGKVIGPQGMLRNNSVSGNWIIYDDDHYYMGGVLAELLASNGYKVSLVTPAPMISYWSQFTLEQEHIQAKLMKLGVKLYTQTILSEIQKESVLLSNTVSGDEVELPSDGVVLVTDRKPKDSLYYELKPAVDDGKIQSLRVIGDAEAPNIIAQAVFAGHLAAREFDETFIDGTPFKVERIL, from the coding sequence ATGACCAGCCCATTTGACATTTTATTTCAACCGCTTCAGATCGGACCTGTGACTGCCCCCAACCGATTTTATCAAGTGCCACACTGTAACGGATTCGGCCACCGCATGCCACAGGGACTCTCTGCGATGCGCGGCATGAAAGCGGAAGGCGGTTGGGGAGTGGTGTGCACCGAGGAGACGGAGATTCATCATACGAGTGACCTTGCTCCGTATTTCGAGGGGCGCATTTGGAACGATGACGATATTACGTCTTTGCGATTGATGACAGATGCAGTGCATACACATGGCGCGCTGGCGGGAATTGAGTTGGCGTATAACGGCATCAACGCATCGAATTTGTATACGCGTGTGCCATCACTTGCGCCGCGTTCGATGGGGACGATCGGCGGTTCGGGGTATGAACCTGTGCAAACACGCCGCATGGATAAGGAAGATATTCGCAATGTGCGCAAATGGCATCGTGAGGCGGCAATCCGTGCAAAGCGCGCAGGCTTTGACATTGTGTACTGTTATGCCGCGCATGAGATGACTGCGGCGAACCAATTTATTTCAAGAAGATATAACGACCGCACCGATGAATATGGCGGTGCGCTTGAAAACCGTGTGCGATTTCTGCGTGAACTGATCGAAGACACCAAGGACGCGGTCGGTGATACGTGCGCGATTGCTGTGCGCTTCGTTGTGGATGAATTGCTCGGCGAAGAAGGCATCACACATCAAGGCGAAGGCTATGACGTGATCGCCATGCTGGCAGAATTGCCCGACCTATGGGATGTAAACATCAGCGGTTGGAGCAACGACTCGGCCTCGTCAAGATTCGGCAAAGAGGGACATCAGGAAAAATATATTTCCTTCGTGAAGCAATTGACGACCAAACCTGTTGTGGGCGTGGGACGATATACGTCGCCCGAGTCGATGGTCTCTGCGATCAAGCGCGGTGTGATGGATTTTATCGGCGCAGCGCGGCCTTCCATTGCCGATCCGTTTTTGCCGACGAAGATCAAAGAAGGACGTATCGAGGATATCCGTGAGTGTATCGGGTGCAACATTTGCGTGACGGGCGACACCCGGTATGTTCCCATTCGCTGTACACAGAATCCAACCATGGGCGAGGAATGGCGGCGCGGCTGGCATCCCGAGATCATTTCGCCGAAGAAAAGCAACAAGGAAGTCATGGTTATTGGCGCAGGGCCAGCGGGGTTGGAATGTGCGCGAGCGTTGGGTCAGCGTGGATATGAAGTTTCGTTGTTGGATGCACGGAAGGAAATGGGCGGACGCGTGTTGCGCGAATCCGCTTTGCCGGGGTTGAATGAGTGGCGGAGAGTCATCGATTGGCGGTTAACTCAAATTGGGAAGATGAAGAATGTCTCTGTTTATCCGTCCAGCCCGATGACGGCGGAGGATATTTTAGAGTCGGGTTCGGAAAATATCATCCTTGCCACGGGTGCAACGTGGAGGCGTGATGGCGTGGGAAGGACATTGTGGAAACCGATTGATGGTTGCGAGTTAGACAATGTGATCACACCTGACGACTTAATGGATGGCAAGGTAATTGGTCCCCAAGGGATGCTTCGCAATAATTCGGTAAGTGGTAATTGGATCATTTACGACGACGACCATTACTACATGGGCGGCGTTCTAGCGGAATTGCTCGCATCCAATGGATACAAAGTGTCACTCGTCACACCCGCGCCGATGATCTCGTATTGGTCACAGTTCACTTTGGAACAGGAACATATTCAGGCAAAGTTAATGAAGCTCGGTGTAAAGCTATACACACAAACTATCTTGAGTGAAATCCAAAAAGAGTCTGTGCTGTTGTCGAATACGGTTTCGGGGGATGAAGTTGAATTACCGAGCGATGGGGTTGTGCTGGTGACGGATAGAAAGCCGAAAGATTCTTTGTATTATGAACTCAAGCCTGCGGTCGATGATGGGAAGATACAATCATTACGAGTCATCGGTGATGCCGAAGCGCCAAATATCATTGCGCAGGCGGTGTTCGCGGGTCACCTCGCGGCGAGGGAGTTTGATGAAACTTTTATAGATGGAACACCGTTCAAGGTGGAGAGGATTTTATAA